In Bradyrhizobium sp. 195, the sequence CCGACGGCGGCATCGTGCTGTCGGCCCATGTCGAGACCGCGGCGTTTGCGGCCGTCTACGCCGAGCACAGGCGCGGCAATTGCGACGCGGCGCTGGCGCGCTGGCACGACGTCGCTGATCTGACGCGGCTGTTGTTCACGGAGCCGAGCCCGGCGCCGGCGAAGTACTGGCTGTGGCGATGCGGCCTCATCGACAGCCCCGAAGTGCGCCTGCCGATGGTGGAGGTCAGCAGCGAGCTCGCGGCCACGATCGATCGCGAGATCGAGCGACGGACGAAGGTGGCGGCGTAGCGCTGCGCGCGATCGACCCTCCCCCTCCAGGGCAGGGCTATCGCATATGGATTTCACGAGGACCGCGGGCTTGCTCCGCCTCTCCCGCTTGCGGGAGAGGCCGACGCGCTCGCAGAGCGCGGCGGGTGAGGGTTCTCACCACTCGGGGGACATCCTCCGCAATTCTCAACAATCCCAATGCGGAGACAGCCCCCACCCCAGCCCTCCCCCGCAAGCGGGAGAGGGAGCCGACTGCCAATGCCGCCGCATCCTGCACACCATATGCGATTGCCCTGCCCTCCAGGGGAGGGTAAGAGCGCCGCCCTTGGTTAACCGGACCCCAACGCCCTTCGCTACCGCCGCATGGCACATCCACGGCTCGTTTACGCTCTGGTGCCTATCGTTGTGCTCCGAAGCCTTCTCATAGGGGGAATGACCATGAGGCATCGTACCCGGCCTACGGCCGCGAGCCAGTTCGCGCCGACCGATCTCCTGCAGGGAATTATCGTCGTATCGTCGTTCGGGTTCTGGGCGGTGATGCTCGGCCTGATGCCGGTGCTGCTGTTTCGGGTCTGGCTCGCCTGAGGCGGCTGCTCGCGCGGATGGTTAAAGGGCGGTCGCAAATGCGCTCAAAATGCGAGCGGGATTGCAAGCCGGAATTTTAAAGCATCCCGCGTATCGTTCATGCCCATAAGCGAAGAAATCGCGGGGGCATTTGTGAATAGTCATAGTGAGATGGCGTCGCATTACGACGCCGGACAGCAGAGCTTTACCACCGAGGACATTCTCTGGGCCGTCGGCATCTGGTCGGTGATCCTGACCTTGTCGCCGGTCATCGTGTTCTACATGCTGATGGTGGCGTAACTCATCGCCACCGATCCAGAAAACGCAAAACGCGCGGACTTCCGCGCGTTTTTCGTCCGGGGAATGAATTATAAAAAATTATGCTGCCTGCTTGTGCATTGCGCCGGATGCCGACACCGTGCCGCGAATAGCTTTCACTGAACGCTCGATCGCCGCCCACAGCCTTGCGATTTCCTGAGCCGCACGGCTCTCGGCCTGGTACTCCCGCGCGCCTTCGCCGTGGCTCAACGCCATCAAGAGATCCGAACGGTTGGTGATCTGGCCGCCCCACACCGGAGCACGGAATTTGGCAAGCGCTTCGCGGGCGATGGTGACGATCGGGCTTTCCGCTTCGTCGCGCTTGGCCGGCGCACCGTTGAGCACGACCGCGTAGGGCTTCCGCGCCGCGCGGCACATCTGGATGGTTTCCTGCACCGCGTTGACGTCGAACACGCCGGGACGGGCGGGAATCACGACCATGGTGGCATTCTTGATCGCGTCGTCGACGACAGCCGAGAGGTTCGGCGGCGTGTCGATCAACACCCATTCATAACCGTCGCGCTTGGCAGCGGAGACGATGCCGCTGACGGAGTTCACGGCCGCCTTGATCGGCGGTTCGTTGGTGCCACGCAGCTTGTGCCACAGCGTGAGCGAGCCCTGCGGGTCCGCGTCCACGAGCATGACCTGCTTGCTCGCCTTGATCTGCGCGGCGAGATGTGCAGCCAGGGTACTCTTGCCCGAGCCGCCTTTACGCGATGCAAAAACAATAACGTTCATACCTTCGGCCTCCAGATTGACCCTAGGCTACGAAAATGAATCACCACGCTGATTCGTGAAAGATAAATTTATCGAGAGTTGCGCTGGGGTCATGAAATAACAAGGCGTGCTGGCTTTTGAGTCACACTGCGATGTGCGAGGCGCGACAAGAACCGCAATCGAGCGCTGTGCGCGAGCGTGTATGCGTTTTTTGAGCAGTCCTTCGGGACAAAGCGGAATGCAACCTCGCCGCGCAAACCCATATCCGACTCTTTTCCGTCGGGCCTGCGTCGCAAGCTCACGCCAGCTGCGCGAACAAAAGGAGTCCGTTACCTTACGAAGCTTCGCAAAAGGAAGGCGGGTGCCGCTCAGCTGTCGCTGGTCTTTTTCTTCTTGACCGCCGGCTTGGCGCTCTTCTTCGCGGTTTTGGGCGCGATGTTGGTCGGCCTGCCGGCACGGGCCTCGCCCGGCTCCGGTCCGCGGCGGAAGAACACCGCGCATTGTGGCGAGAGCTGCGCCTTCTTCTTGATCATGCAGGCGGTGATGGCATCGACGTTCGGCACGAACTCACCGCACAGCCGCATCGCATCCGGCGTGCAGGCCTGCTGCTCCTCCGGGGTGTAGGCGAAGCCGGCACCGGGCTGGATCAGCACGGCCAGCGCCATCCCGAGGGTGGCAGCAGCCAAGGATGTCTTGAAGCGAAGCGCCAGCATCGATTCCCCCACATGTCGAACAGGAGGGAATAGTGGGTGAACGGCGGTTCGTTGGCAACTGAGAGGGATGCGAAAGCCGCGACGTGTGCGGTCTCGGCAACAGGGCGGGCGGCCGGCGAAAGGGCGGCGCGTGAAGCAGCGTCGTTCCCACCCACTGCTGTCATCCCCGCGAAGGCGGGATCCAGTATTCCAGAGGCGTCGACGTTCCCGGAGAAGCCGCGGCGTACTGGATCCCCCGCTTTCGCGGAGGATGACAGTCGTGGGTGGGGAGAGACAGCAGCCAAGCCTCGCCCGGGGCTTCGTCCAACCAAAAACGCGAAAACAACCCCATGCACAGTAGCCAAGCCACGGTAATCCCAAAGCATTTCACGTCTTAGGATTTAACGAAACCGGGTTTGACTTGTCGGGCAAAACGGGGGCATCATGGCATCATCAAGAAGATGCGCGTGGGGTGGCCGGCTTGTCTCCTGCGCTGGTTGAAAAGCGCACGTGAAAAGGAAAGTCGCATGGACGGGAATGAGGCGGAGCTGCCGCTGTCGGGCGTCACGGTGGTCTCGCTCGAGCAGGCGATCGCGGCGCCGCTGGCCAGCCGGCACCTGGCGGACTGGGGCGCGCGGGTCATCAAGATCGAGCGGCCGGGCACTGGGGATTTCTGCCGGGACTACGACCACGTGATGAACGGCATGTCGAGCCAGTTCGTCTGGACCAACCGCTCCAAGGAGAGTCTCGCCATC encodes:
- a CDS encoding ParA family protein, translating into MNVIVFASRKGGSGKSTLAAHLAAQIKASKQVMLVDADPQGSLTLWHKLRGTNEPPIKAAVNSVSGIVSAAKRDGYEWVLIDTPPNLSAVVDDAIKNATMVVIPARPGVFDVNAVQETIQMCRAARKPYAVVLNGAPAKRDEAESPIVTIAREALAKFRAPVWGGQITNRSDLLMALSHGEGAREYQAESRAAQEIARLWAAIERSVKAIRGTVSASGAMHKQAA